In Canis lupus baileyi chromosome 15, mCanLup2.hap1, whole genome shotgun sequence, one genomic interval encodes:
- the CNOT7 gene encoding CCR4-NOT transcription complex subunit 7 isoform X1 — protein sequence MPAATVDHSQRICEVWACNLDEEMKKIRQVIRKYNYVAMDTEFPGVVARPIGEFRSNADYQYQLLRCNVDLLKIIQLGLTFMNEQGEYPPGTSTWQFNFKFNLTEDMYAQDSIELLTTSGIQFKKHEEEGIETQYFAELLMTSGVVLCEGVKWLSFHSGYDFGYLIKILTNSNLPEEELDFFEILRLFFPVIYDVKYLMKSCKNLKGGLQEVAEQLELERIGPQHQAGSDSLLTGMAFFKMREMFFEDHIDDAKYCGHLYGLGSGSSYVQNGTGNAYEEEANKQS from the exons ATGCCAGCAGCAACTGTAGATCATAGCCAAAGAATTTGTGAAGTTTGGGCTTGCAACCTGgatgaagagatgaagaaaattcGCCAAGTTATCAGAAAATATAATTACGTTGCTATG GACACCGAGTTTCCAGGTGTGGTTGCAAGACCTATTGGAGAATTCAGGAGCAATGCTGACTATCAGTACCAACTATTGCGATGTAATGTAGACTTGTTAAAGATAATTCAGCTAGGACTGACATTTATGAATGAGCAAGGAGAATATCCTCCAGGAACTTCAACTTGgcagtttaattttaaatttaatttgac GGAGGACATGTATGCTCAGGACTCTATAGAGCTACTAACAACATCTGGCATCCAGTTTAAAAAACATGAGGAGGAAGGAATTGAGACCCAGTACTTTGCAGAACTTCTTATGACATCAGGAGTGGTCCTTTGCGAAGGGGTCAAATGGTTATCCTTTcatag TGGTTATGACTTTGGCTATTTAATCAAAATCCTGACCAACTCTAACTTGCCTGAAGAAGAACTTGACTTCTTTGAGATCCTTCGattattttttcctgtcatttATGATGTGAAGTACCTCATGAAGAGCTGCAAAAATCTCAAA GGTGGTTTACAGGAAGTTGCTGAACAGTTAGAGCTGGAACGGATAGGACCACAACATCAAGCGGGATCTGATTCATTGCTCACAGGAATGGCCTTTTTCAAAATGAGAGAA ATGTTCTTTGAAGATCATATTGATGATGCCAAATATTGTGGTCATTTGTATGGCCTTGGTTCTGGTTCATCCTATGTACAGAATGGCACAGGGAATGCATATGAAGAGGAAGCCAACAAGCAGTCATGA
- the CNOT7 gene encoding CCR4-NOT transcription complex subunit 7 isoform X2: MPAATVDHSQRICEVWACNLDEEMKKIRQVIRKYNYVAMDTEFPGVVARPIGEFRSNADYQYQLLRCNVDLLKIIQLGLTFMNEQGEYPPGTSTWQFNFKFNLTGYDFGYLIKILTNSNLPEEELDFFEILRLFFPVIYDVKYLMKSCKNLKGGLQEVAEQLELERIGPQHQAGSDSLLTGMAFFKMREMFFEDHIDDAKYCGHLYGLGSGSSYVQNGTGNAYEEEANKQS, translated from the exons ATGCCAGCAGCAACTGTAGATCATAGCCAAAGAATTTGTGAAGTTTGGGCTTGCAACCTGgatgaagagatgaagaaaattcGCCAAGTTATCAGAAAATATAATTACGTTGCTATG GACACCGAGTTTCCAGGTGTGGTTGCAAGACCTATTGGAGAATTCAGGAGCAATGCTGACTATCAGTACCAACTATTGCGATGTAATGTAGACTTGTTAAAGATAATTCAGCTAGGACTGACATTTATGAATGAGCAAGGAGAATATCCTCCAGGAACTTCAACTTGgcagtttaattttaaatttaatttgac TGGTTATGACTTTGGCTATTTAATCAAAATCCTGACCAACTCTAACTTGCCTGAAGAAGAACTTGACTTCTTTGAGATCCTTCGattattttttcctgtcatttATGATGTGAAGTACCTCATGAAGAGCTGCAAAAATCTCAAA GGTGGTTTACAGGAAGTTGCTGAACAGTTAGAGCTGGAACGGATAGGACCACAACATCAAGCGGGATCTGATTCATTGCTCACAGGAATGGCCTTTTTCAAAATGAGAGAA ATGTTCTTTGAAGATCATATTGATGATGCCAAATATTGTGGTCATTTGTATGGCCTTGGTTCTGGTTCATCCTATGTACAGAATGGCACAGGGAATGCATATGAAGAGGAAGCCAACAAGCAGTCATGA